From a single Okeanomitos corallinicola TIOX110 genomic region:
- a CDS encoding NAD(P)H-quinone oxidoreductase subunit 5, with amino-acid sequence MEVIYQYAWIIPVLPLLGAMLVGLGLISINQVTNRLRQLNAVVIISLMGAAMGLSLALLWSQYQGHEPYLRTLEWAAAGNFHLTMGYTIDHLTALMLVIVTTVAFLVMIYTDGYMAHDPGYVRFYAYLSLFGSSMLGLIVSPNLVQIYIFWELVGMCSYLLVGFWYDRKAAADACQKAFVTNRVGDFGLLLGILGLFWATGSFDFMVMGERLGQLVETGSVSNFLAIVLAILVFLGPVAKSAQFPLHVWLPDAMEGPTPISALIHAATMVAAGVFLIARMYPVFEHVPAAMNVIAFTGAFTAFLGATIAMTQNDIKKGLAYSTISQLGYMVMAMGVGAYSAGLFHLMTHAYFKAMLFLGSGSVIHGMEGVVGHDAVLAQDMRLMGGLRKYMPATGFTFLIGCLAISGIPPFAGFWSKDEILGAAFAANPLLWFIGWLTAGITAFYMFRMYFSTFEGKFRGNEEKIKTQLKNEAAAKLGLELQPNFGPGAMKKGELDSHDSHGHHSTSPHESPWTMTLPLLVLAIPSMLIGLIGTPYANYFEQFIFSPNENLAEVMEKAAEFDPHEFYVMAGSSIAISVVGITLAVLMYLARKIDPAAIASKIKPLYELSLNKWYFDDIYHRVFVLGLRRVARQVMEVDFRVVDGAVNLTGFFTLVSGEGLKYLESGRVQFYALIVFGAVLGLVIVFGVT; translated from the coding sequence ATGGAAGTAATCTATCAGTATGCCTGGATTATTCCAGTATTACCTCTTTTGGGAGCAATGCTGGTTGGTCTAGGACTAATTTCTATAAATCAGGTGACAAACCGCCTGCGACAGTTAAACGCTGTGGTAATTATCTCCCTGATGGGGGCAGCTATGGGTCTGTCCTTGGCCTTGCTGTGGAGTCAATATCAAGGACATGAGCCTTATCTCCGCACCTTGGAATGGGCAGCAGCAGGTAATTTTCACCTGACTATGGGCTATACAATTGATCACCTCACAGCCCTAATGCTGGTGATTGTGACAACGGTAGCCTTCCTGGTCATGATTTACACTGATGGCTACATGGCCCATGACCCCGGTTATGTGCGGTTTTACGCCTATCTCAGTTTATTCGGCTCTTCCATGTTGGGGTTGATTGTCAGTCCTAACTTGGTACAAATTTATATCTTCTGGGAATTGGTAGGGATGTGTTCCTATCTCCTAGTCGGTTTTTGGTACGATCGCAAAGCAGCAGCAGATGCTTGTCAAAAGGCTTTTGTCACTAACCGTGTCGGTGACTTTGGTTTACTACTGGGTATTCTGGGGCTATTTTGGGCAACAGGCAGCTTTGATTTCATGGTGATGGGCGAGCGCTTAGGACAACTGGTAGAAACTGGTTCTGTGAGCAATTTCCTAGCCATTGTCTTAGCAATTCTAGTTTTCCTCGGTCCCGTTGCCAAATCTGCCCAATTTCCCCTCCATGTCTGGCTACCAGATGCAATGGAAGGCCCTACACCTATTTCTGCCCTCATCCATGCGGCAACAATGGTGGCGGCTGGTGTATTCCTGATTGCGCGGATGTATCCAGTGTTTGAACACGTTCCCGCAGCGATGAACGTGATTGCCTTTACTGGCGCATTTACAGCATTTTTGGGGGCGACTATCGCTATGACCCAAAATGACATCAAAAAAGGTTTGGCTTACTCCACCATTTCCCAACTCGGTTACATGGTCATGGCCATGGGAGTAGGTGCTTACAGTGCAGGTTTATTCCACCTGATGACCCACGCTTATTTTAAAGCGATGCTGTTTTTGGGTTCAGGTTCGGTCATTCATGGGATGGAAGGCGTAGTTGGCCATGATGCCGTATTGGCGCAGGATATGCGGTTAATGGGTGGACTACGGAAATATATGCCCGCAACTGGTTTTACCTTTTTAATTGGTTGTTTGGCAATTTCCGGTATTCCTCCCTTTGCTGGTTTCTGGTCAAAGGATGAAATTCTCGGTGCGGCTTTTGCAGCTAACCCTTTACTGTGGTTTATTGGTTGGTTGACTGCGGGAATTACCGCTTTTTATATGTTTAGAATGTATTTCTCAACATTTGAAGGCAAATTCCGGGGTAATGAAGAGAAAATCAAAACCCAGCTAAAAAATGAGGCAGCAGCTAAGTTAGGTTTGGAATTACAACCTAATTTTGGCCCAGGAGCGATGAAAAAAGGTGAGTTGGATAGTCACGACTCCCACGGACACCACAGCACTTCTCCTCATGAGTCTCCTTGGACGATGACTTTACCGTTGTTGGTGTTGGCTATTCCTTCAATGTTAATTGGTTTGATAGGTACTCCCTACGCTAATTATTTTGAGCAGTTTATCTTTTCTCCTAATGAAAACTTAGCTGAAGTGATGGAAAAAGCTGCGGAATTTGACCCCCATGAGTTTTATGTGATGGCGGGTAGTTCTATTGCTATTTCTGTGGTGGGTATTACTTTGGCTGTGCTGATGTATTTGGCTCGGAAAATTGACCCCGCTGCGATCGCATCTAAAATCAAACCACTGTATGAGTTATCGTTGAATAAGTGGTATTTTGACGATATTTATCATCGTGTGTTTGTGCTTGGTTTGCGTCGTGTGGCTAGACAAGTGATGGAAGTTGATTTCCGCGTTGTTGATGGTGCGGTTAATTTGACTGGTTTCTTTACTTTGGTTAGTGGTGAAGGTTTGAAATACCTGGAAAGTGGTCGGGTTCAATTCTATGCCTTAATTGTTTTTGGGGCTGTTTTGGGCTTGGTGATTGTTTTTGGTGTTACCTGA